Proteins from a genomic interval of Nocardioides jishulii:
- a CDS encoding ABC transporter permease yields MTAQTQTQTRTLERPTIRPTSLVRQSWAITRRNLIHIRRMPEMLLDVTLQPVMFVLLFAYVFGGAIAVQGAADGYREWLLGGIMGQTMAFASFIVAVGLTADIDKGIVDRMRSLPIHLAAVLVGRSLSSLVHSSLGIVVMSLTGLVVGWRIRGSFLDAVLAYGLLVLWAFAMIWIGILVGSTMRSVEAVNGVMFTVMFPLTFLSNAFAPTERMPEVLRVFAEWNPISSLVQGVRELWGNTAPAGPDAALPLQHPVLSTVIWCFGLTVVLAPLALGAFRRRTRD; encoded by the coding sequence ATGACGGCCCAGACGCAGACACAGACGCGCACCCTCGAACGGCCGACCATCCGGCCCACCTCACTGGTCCGACAGTCGTGGGCGATCACGCGCCGCAACCTGATCCACATCCGACGGATGCCGGAGATGCTGCTCGACGTCACGCTCCAACCCGTGATGTTCGTGCTGCTCTTCGCCTACGTGTTCGGGGGAGCCATCGCCGTCCAGGGCGCCGCCGACGGCTACCGCGAGTGGCTGTTGGGCGGGATCATGGGCCAGACGATGGCCTTCGCCTCCTTCATCGTCGCCGTGGGCCTGACCGCCGACATCGACAAGGGCATCGTCGACCGGATGCGCTCGCTGCCGATCCACCTGGCCGCGGTGCTGGTGGGTCGCAGCCTGTCGAGCCTCGTGCACTCCTCGCTCGGCATCGTGGTCATGAGCCTGACGGGTCTCGTGGTCGGGTGGCGGATCCGAGGGTCGTTCCTCGACGCCGTGCTTGCCTACGGACTGCTCGTGCTGTGGGCCTTCGCGATGATCTGGATCGGCATCCTGGTCGGGTCGACGATGCGTTCGGTGGAGGCGGTCAACGGCGTCATGTTCACCGTGATGTTTCCGCTGACGTTCCTCTCCAACGCCTTCGCGCCGACCGAGCGGATGCCGGAGGTCCTGCGAGTCTTCGCGGAGTGGAACCCGATCTCCTCACTGGTCCAGGGGGTGCGCGAGCTCTGGGGCAACACTGCCCCGGCCGGCCCGGACGCCGCCCTCCCGCTGCAGCACCCGGTGCTCTCGACGGTGATCTGGTGCTTCGGGTTGACCGTCGTGCTGGCGCCGCTGGCCCTGGGCGCCTTCCGCCGGCGTACGCGCGACTGA